Within the Lycium ferocissimum isolate CSIRO_LF1 unplaced genomic scaffold, AGI_CSIRO_Lferr_CH_V1 ctg1686, whole genome shotgun sequence genome, the region TCATCAGCTAAATCAAAGGAAGCAATAAGCCTATCATCACGTCTGTAATACTCTCCAAACAAAGTCACCCAATGCATCTTCCCGTTTAACATAATTCCTTGATAACTGGAATCAATGCGGTAAACAACTTCCCCAACACTTCTCCATTTGTTGCTACCAAGACTAAATACTTCAACATCTGATTTACGATTTTTGCGGGGGTCATAATGTATGATCTTGATAAACTTGTATTCTTTGGTAATAGCTTGAAAACCAAACCCAAAATCCAATTTGTGACGCACTTGAGGTTTTACTGATGTAGGCAGCTGTTTGTAGTTCCTTGTAAAACGATTGTACACATAAAGCGAATCACTATGATCAATTGTGCACAATAGTCCATTACATGAACTAACCACTTTCCATGGTGATATATAGTCTGGAGGGGTGCTGATTTTCCTCACAATCCCTTCTTCCATACCATGAtcagaaaattcaagaaagtaaAGCTTATTATCCACttaaatttacttggcatagcttccattattacctatttatggaacataactaaacttttcaataattatatttagtagctaaaatataacatatttacttcaCATAGCTACCAGTTTTTTACCACTCATCTGATAACTTCCCacacccctaaatttaagcCAACAAAAACGTCTCTCTCTCCTATCCCACTAACTTCACGCCATTATTCACAATATCccttaatttcctccaatttcaaatcagttttaCAATTCTACAACTTCCTTTtgttatctctaattaactactcattaatttcactcatgattcaaatctaattcccaaaaaggtaagattctatactgatttttttaattttcaccgtgtatttaacctatattttcggagtatttttttttttcgtttgaatCAGTAATGCAactctaaataattaattatcagTGTTTGTTCTTGGTTTTTTTGCTTAGATTCAAGTGAAATGGCTAAGAAAGCTTCTACTCCGATCAGAAATAGAGGTATAGAACCCGAATTTGAGATTCCTAATTTTTCTTTGGGAATTTCTCAACACGAAACTGCCATTGCAGGCTCTTATGCTGAGAATCGTTCAAAAAGAATTAACGATCCTAGGCGTTCTGCTGATTATGTTGATTCGAAGagtaaacaacaacaaaaagtgaaaaaggtttctcaaatggagaaacaaaagaagagaaaggctGTTGACAATGTTGCTAAtgttaaggggaaaaaaattgctAAAGCCAAACATAATgtggatgaggatgatgatgcaGAGGTatatttatcttatattttcagtatatttagttcgttttttttttttttttttagttcagTTATTACAGATCTGTTAATTAACCAGATCTATATTTTAtgtgcattttaagtatattttctattgttattttttttcacatgtttCTTCAGTTAATTCGTGTTTATTGTTCTTCACCATAACTgtaatttttaagatttttaagtatattCGTGTGTATTTTGTTGACAGTTATTACAGATCTGTAATTTAGTCAATCAGTCAATATATGTCATTATATTTTcagtatattcatatatatatttattgttaaattacattatattttttcattGTCAATCActgttttgttttatatttgtatatatttttggttGATCTCTTTTTTTAACTGATTGTGTTCACTGTTTTTTGTCAATCACACGTGTTTTTTGGCATGTTGTTTCAGGTATCTAAATTTTTGGTTACCAAGCACCCTGCTGTGGCACCATCTATGTGTAGATACACTAATGTTAATGTAATGCAAGATATTAGAGGCAAACTAACAGACCCACAGATGGATATGTTTAGGGATTCTTGTTTTGGTAAATATCTCAGAATGCAGCATTTGGATGTACAAGCACAGATTTTTCGGTGCTTTATGGTCAAAGAACTTAGGGGCAGTACATATAGGTGCTttacatttgaaataaatggtAAAGTTCTGCGTTTCGGCCTTAGAGAATTTGCACTGATCATTGGGCTAGATTGTGTCTCTGATGAAAACGATTTTGTTTATGATAACTCAAAACCGAATAGGCTTATGGTTGAATATTTTGGTAGAAATGAGGAGAACCAACTGCCAGTTAAAAGACACGAGCTTATTGAGCGTTTCAACAAGATAGTTTGGGATGATAAAGGGGATGACGCAGTCAAGATGGCaatattgtatttcataaatACGTGGGTACATTGTGGTGAGCCAAACTCAACAAATATACCAAGGATCCATTTTGATGTTGTAGAGGACGGGAGATATAATGAGTATCCTTGGGGTAAAGATTCGTTTAGAGAGTTGGTTGTAAGCATCGGGCAGAAATATCTTTGATTTTAAGAGATATTATAGGATTCACGGGTTGCCACTTGCTATGCAAGTCTGGTTGTATGAATGTTGCTCAAAAGTCCCGTCCACCATTGCAGTTAAGACGGGGAATTTAGTTCCTAGAATTTTGAACTGGCGGACTACGGAAGGAAAACCAGAATTCAAGAGATTGATGGATGGCATGTTCAGAGACGACAAAAACCCGGTAATCCAGTTTTTTAACAAACTGAACAGTTTACTTGTTTGTGTCCTTTACCATTTAACTGTTTAAATTAGGTTGTTGTTCATgctatattttgattatattttgactatattgatgAAGTAAGTCATTTGTCAtcaatatattttgactatattttccTCATATTTGTAGTATGTTACcaatgtagatatatatatggtgatgtagtttgtatattttgttgtCCACAGTCTTGTAGATTTGAGGAAGTAGTGCCAACACCCCATGAGTTGGAAATTCTTAATTTGCCTCCTGTTGCACATGATATACCAGACGTCAAACATGGGGTTGATGGTGTACATGGTACTGATTTGGTAGACGATGATTACGATGATTTTAGTACCACACCACCGCATACGTCCGTGGCAAACAACAACAAAGGAGTGCCAATCCTGATTCCCCGCGATGCAAGAAACGGACACAGATTCCCGTTTCTGTTTCTCCTTCCAGGAAACAACCATCACGGAATGAATCTCGGATAAAAGGGACAAGGAAACCAGATGCACCTACAGGAACCGGAACAAATGAGTTTAAACTGATAAGGGAAGAGATTCagattttcaagaaagaagTAGGCGTTTTGTTTTCAATATGTTTTTGTTACTTCATATTTCTTGTGTCAAGTAATTAACAATTCTAATTCTTATTTTTGTGTTTCAAAACTGTAGGTCTTTGACTACATGGACAACAACTTCAAAAAGTTGTTAGATGCAATAAAGGGCAATCAAACACCGAGATaaggtaaaaattaaaactaaaagTTATGTTCATTAAATACATTACGGGCATTAACAAGTCGGTTTCCTTTTTTATTaataagatattttttttgaagCTCGGCTGATAGTAAAGCCCCGTCACATCAACATGATGTTGGCATACAACACTCACACGAGAAAAGCCAACGTCATCGTTCTGATAAGGGCACACCAACTGTCAACGACGTAGTCGAAGACAACATGGTAAATATGGAAATTATTAACTTTTTTAAGTtactttgatatatttattggaagactttatattttgtttttggaaattttaaaggTCGGAGACACAATGTTGCAAGCTAACTTACATACTGATGGTGGGATTTCTCAAGGCAATCAAAGTGGCGGTGCAGTAAAGTTTTCAACCAAAGAGAATCAAGGTGGTGGTGCAACTTCCGCATAGAGGAGTCATCCAGTGGtactcattttttctttcactttgctATATTTGCAgcatatttttcaaagaaaaaatattgGAATTTTATTTGTGTTTAGTATTACCTATAGTGtatttacatatatactttCACATAGTCATTTGTTAGTGTGTCCCATTTGCTGTATCTATTCGTGCTATATTTgttatgattgtgtttatatataatagtagtgctatatttgttttggattgatgttttaatagttgtttttcatatatatttttgctatattttaattgtatttttgaTTATTACGTTCAAGGTCACTTATTCTGGTTTCTGTTGACTatatttcagatatatttttcatatattttgtatttatttatatgaaCTCGTTAACTTTTTATAACGtgctatgtatgtgtatatgtgtatttgtttCTACTCGATGCCTTTAAATTTATTTGAAccatgtttttattgttttaggtTGAGGCAGTTGGGTTGCTAGTTAATGATCCGGTTTCTGTTGTTGACGTGGATAAAGAAACCGGAGTTAAAAGTGATGCACAAACAGATGGAGTGCCCATAACACCAATCCATTTAAATTTTGATGTAAGTACTGAAATGTGGCTTTTAAGTGCCAATCACATTTTTTTTGATAAGCAATAATTGACAAAGACTAGtcgttttttgtttgttttttatttttgaggaaTCTCAGCAAACTGGCGATATGGAGAATGCTAATGCTGAATTTACCGCATCAGAGGAAATGATAGCGGACTTGCTAGTCAATTGTCCTTTAGCATCTATTATTCCTCTCGGTCCTCCTCCAGTACCACGCGATGATCAAGCCAATTTGTCAAGTTTAAGGACCCCTCAGAATCCGGACGATAACCCGGTAACGATCTCTCAGTGGATGATTCCTGATTCTCAGATACCAATCCAACTTGGAGTACAACCAACAACTGGACAAAGTTCAACTAATGAAACTGAACAGCAAGTTGGAGTACAACCGATCGTTGGACACAGTTCAAGTGATGAAACTGGACAACAAGTTCCTGTTCAACCAAATGCGGGTCAAAGCTCAAGTGGTGAGACTGCACAGCTTTCAGACTCTGAAAAACAAATCATTGTCCACCCAGGGGCTGCCCGAGAAAGGAAACCAAGCAAATACAACCTGTCCCCTTATTGTCACAATTTCAGCTCAGCGGGTTCTTCTGCCCAAAATATCAGTCCTTGCATTTATCAGAAAAAACACCCATTTGTTGAGCACCCTATCAATGCCCCGTTAGATACTTTGTTTCTTCAAGAATATCAAAAGTGGCTTCAGAAGGATCTGTTGAAATCGCACGACAAAAAGTAATTattttcaaaacttatttttttagttttccagAAATCAATTCTTAATAAACTTAACGTATGTTCTTTCCATTGTTCATATACAGGAAACCAAAGGAAAATCATTACAGAAAGAACAAGGAAGGATCTGGATCCCGCGGATG harbors:
- the LOC132042647 gene encoding uncharacterized protein LOC132042647, whose translation is MAKKASTPIRNRGSYAENRSKRINDPRRSADYVDSKSKQQQKVKKVSQMEKQKKRKAVDNVANVKGKKIAKAKHNVDEDDDAEVSKFLVTKHPAVAPSMCRYTNVNVMQDIRGKLTDPQMDMFRDSCFGKYLRMQHLDVQAQIFRCFMVKELRGSTYRCFTFEINGKVLRFGLREFALIIGLDCVSDENDFVYDNSKPNRLMVEYFGRNEENQLPVKRHELIERFNKIVWDDKGDDAVKMAILYFINTWVHCGEPNSTNIPRIHFDVVEDGRYNEYPWGKDSFRELVVSIGQKYL